In Mytilus trossulus isolate FHL-02 chromosome 14, PNRI_Mtr1.1.1.hap1, whole genome shotgun sequence, a genomic segment contains:
- the LOC134695782 gene encoding uncharacterized protein LOC134695782 isoform X2, translating to MEYQLNKMKTVSKDNSDSISAIKSSLTDISKAVNGLLKAAAKQPNYGYIGCYKDDNNRHLKHKQSNIGNSITLAKCRELCKGYKYTGLQYRIQCSCGNVLKTKCIQEYKNQIVT from the exons ATGGAGTATCAATTGAATAAAATGAAGACAGTTTCAAAGGATAACAGTGACAGCATTTCTGCGATAAAATCCAGTTTAACAGACATCAGTAAGGCTGTTAATGGTTTGCTTAAAGCAGCTGCCAAACAGCCTAATTATg gtTACATTGGATGTTATAAGGATGATAATAATAGACATctaaaacacaaacaatcaaaCATCGGAAATTCTATAACCCTGGCTAAATGTCGTGAACTTTGCAAAGGATATAAGTACACAGGCTTACAG tatAGGATACAATGTTCTTGtggaaatgttttaaaaaccaAATGTATCCAAGAGTACAAGAATCAGATTGTAACATGA
- the LOC134696594 gene encoding uncharacterized protein LOC134696594, with protein MFVYAMESVAKFLNAAIVLPFTAGDASENQINNLNIRPHDGSISGMILISSVLVIVFLAMFGIRLVDSKVNKTIPYLTLRSYLCVTIFLAIVVFIAHFIIYRVNLVKHRNLALTCLNRVDAVAQLKLGFLWIFTFGGILYASVKVIRVPCKANTLKDYKNVGCIDNNFTYYKDYEEANITFHCLQISFYFIQSCFIHFFIRSSFKSSWKIYYSFVFIVLANISQWAHYFAEIYKDSNSKSYKLFCPMSNYSIANCYWEIVLKEIEPYLRPVEMEYFLLSMVLIAELWPSKKSNSNAIYLLEEGIANEYTPLESTTPGLRKEHSVCLSSRVRTCIFVTLVVIFFLPCYIFSYLALEEREKKAESVNATTKTVYLFYDIFISLIEKMLLITSFYIISQWSYFRPMKRKEGFHFHHKMIIASFLGSIGYLSLVILSCMHEGNENMLIAQKFLTMIKLYFQVVCILQLHNYEKCHRGVGEYIYLALSILNLCSWIDGSIFGGISIYDEEMFKEVYDVTTQRLIFNILFPFLIFFRFKSFILFYGIYRQTSVNDTILNNTDHLRFDEL; from the coding sequence GCTATGGAGTCTGTTGCTAAGTTCCTAAATGCCGCCATAGTTTTACCATTTACAGCTGGAGATGCATCTGAAaaccaaataaacaatttgAATATTCGACCACACGATGGTAGTATCAGCGGAATGATTCTTATTTCAAGCGTCTTGGTGATTGTTTTTCTTGCTATGTTTGGAATAAGATTGGTGGATTCAAAAGTTAACAAGACTATACCATATTTGACATTACGTTCCTATCTGTGTGTCACAATTTTCCTAGCTATAGTTGTGTTTATTGCTCATTTCATCATTTATCGAGTGAATCTTGTAAAACATAGAAATTTAGCTTTAACGTGCTTAAATAGAGTCGATGCTGTTGCTCAATTGAAACTTGGATTTTTATGGATTTTTACGTTCGGAGGTATTTTGTATGCTTCGGTAAAAGTGATCAGAGTTCCATGTAAAGCAAATACACTTAAGGACTATAAGAATGTCGGGTGTATCGACAACAACTTCACATACTACAAAGACTACGAAGAGGCAAACATAACTTTTCATTGCcttcaaatttctttttatttcatccagtcttgttttatacatttcttCATTCGTTCCAGCTTCAAAAGTTCATGGAAGatttattatagttttgtatTTATAGTTCTCGCAAACATATCACAATGGGCGCATTATTTTGCGGAAATATACAAGGACTCCAATTCAAAAAGTTATAAACTATTTTGTCCAATGAGTAATTATTCAATTGCTAACTGCTACTGGGAAATTGTTTTGAAAGAAATAGAACCATACTTAAGACCAGTTGAAATGGAATACTTCCTGTTATCAATGGTTCTGATTGCTGAACTTTGGCCATCTAAGAAAAGTAACTCAAATGCAATTTATTTGCTCGAAGAAGGTATTGCAAATGAATACACACCACTAGAATCAACCACACCTGGATTACGAAAAGAGCATAGTGTGTGTTTGTCAAGTCGTGTACGGACTTGTATATTCGTTACTTTGgtagttatattttttctgcCTTGTTATATCTTCAGTTACTTAGCTTTAGAAGAACGCGAGAAGAAAGCGGAATCCGTCAATGCAACAACGAAAACTGtctatttattttatgatatatttatatcattgatTGAGAAAATGCTATTGATTACGAGCTTTTATATCATTTCTCAATGGTCATATTTTAGACCCATGAAACGAAAAGAAggttttcattttcatcataAGATGATAATTGCAAGTTTTCTAGGTTCCATTGGATATTTATCATTAGTTATTCTATCGTGCATGCATGAAGGAAACGAAAATATGTTAATCGCCCAGAAATTTCTAACAATGATAAAACTTTACTTTCAAGTTGTTtgcattcttcaattacataattatgaaaaatgtcACCGAGGCGTCGGCGAATACATTTATCTTGCTCTATCGATTCTTAATCTTTGTTCTTGGATTGATGGCAGTATTTTTGGAGGTATATCTATATACGATGAGGAAATGTTCAAAGAGGTATATGATGTCACCACTCAAAGActcatatttaacattttatttccctttttaaTATTCTTTAGATTTAaatcctttattttattttatgggaTTTATCGCCAAACCTCAGTTAATGATACTATTTTAAATAACACTGATCATTTACGATTCGATGAGCTGTAA